The DNA sequence GTCATTGCAGATTTGTTATTATTTGATTTGCTAAACAATCTCTAGCTAATTAGCAGCAATAATCGTCTTGAACTCCTGGTACTCCGCCTCTTTCCTGACCTGTCCGGCGGTCAATGCAGCTGATTACTATTCGGCAGACTACTTTACCTCCG is a window from the Chryseobacterium sp. T16E-39 genome containing:
- a CDS encoding bacteriocin, whose product is MQKLTKKELKEINGGKVVCRIVISCIDRRTGQERGGVPGVQDDYCC